A genomic window from Deltaproteobacteria bacterium includes:
- a CDS encoding winged helix-turn-helix transcriptional regulator: MDPDRAYERAEVIKAFAHPTRLQILAELGKGTHCVTDMEDILPVSQVNISQHLTVLRNAKLVDFAQDGALRCYYLSRPKLVEGVLTLLSADHPVIRKTKEQIDREKARGGKEKVAARG; this comes from the coding sequence ATGGATCCCGACCGCGCATACGAACGGGCGGAAGTCATCAAAGCCTTCGCGCACCCCACACGACTCCAGATCCTGGCTGAACTGGGCAAAGGGACGCATTGCGTCACCGACATGGAGGACATCCTGCCCGTCTCCCAGGTCAACATCTCCCAGCACCTCACGGTTCTTCGGAATGCGAAGCTCGTCGACTTCGCCCAGGACGGCGCGTTGCGGTGCTACTACCTGAGCCGGCCGAAGCTGGTCGAGGGAGTGCTCACGTTGCTGTCCGCGGACCATCCGGTCATCCGAAAGACCAAGGAGCAGATCGACCGGGAAAAGGCCAGGGGCGGGAAGGAGAAGGTGGCGGCCCGTGGCTGA
- a CDS encoding RNA polymerase sigma factor: MRREEEIDLVRKAKEGDTAAFAVMIRRYQNLVYATAFQILKDTGLAEDVAQDAFVTAFQSLQGLRTEGAFPPWLRKITRNLALTARKEQRRFGAIEEAGVLQSPPADAGPESERERHEADAFGEEVKRIVSSMSDTLRFPMLLCHIDDLSTRDAARFLGITEGALRKRLHDGKRKLQERIVRMAERSFQVYRLPPDFARRCICGCRRSEAANRERR; encoded by the coding sequence ATGCGGCGGGAAGAGGAAATCGACCTTGTCAGGAAAGCGAAGGAGGGCGACACCGCGGCCTTCGCCGTGATGATCCGCAGGTACCAGAATCTCGTGTACGCCACGGCGTTCCAGATACTGAAGGACACGGGCCTTGCGGAGGACGTCGCCCAGGATGCGTTCGTAACCGCGTTCCAGTCCCTGCAGGGGCTGCGAACGGAGGGCGCATTCCCTCCCTGGCTGCGGAAGATCACGAGAAACCTCGCCCTGACGGCGCGCAAGGAGCAGCGCCGTTTCGGGGCGATCGAAGAGGCGGGAGTACTTCAATCCCCCCCGGCGGATGCCGGACCGGAGTCCGAGAGGGAGCGGCACGAAGCCGACGCGTTCGGGGAAGAAGTGAAGCGAATCGTATCCTCGATGTCCGACACGCTCCGGTTCCCCATGCTGCTCTGCCACATCGACGATCTCTCCACCAGGGATGCCGCCCGGTTCCTCGGCATCACCGAGGGGGCGTTGAGGAAAAGGCTACACGACGGCAAGAGGAAGCTCCAGGAGCGGATCGTCCGGATGGCGGAGAGGAGTTTCCAGGTGTACCGGCTCCCGCCGGACTTCGCCAGGCGGTGCATCTGCGGATGCCGTCGATCGGAGGCGGCAAACCGGGAAAGGAGGTGA
- a CDS encoding TrkA family potassium uptake protein, whose product MNAIVVGGGKVGSYLAALLLSAGHRVKVVETSPGEMPMLRRELPPGAILAGNGTDPSVLEAAGIRHANVVAAVTGADETNLVVTSLARFEFHVPRTIARVKNPRNAWMFTPEMGVDMALNQADLLGHLIAEEMSLGDMTTLLKLRKGQFSLVEEKVHPEAAASGKAVRELNLPDACVLVAILRKGDMLHPAADLILHPADEVLAVVHATQAGKLAVLLGPRKG is encoded by the coding sequence ATGAACGCGATCGTGGTGGGGGGAGGCAAGGTGGGTTCGTACCTGGCGGCGCTGCTCCTTTCCGCGGGGCACCGGGTCAAGGTCGTAGAGACCTCCCCCGGGGAGATGCCGATGTTGCGGCGGGAGTTGCCTCCGGGAGCGATCCTTGCGGGGAACGGGACCGATCCCTCGGTGCTCGAGGCCGCCGGGATCCGGCATGCGAACGTGGTCGCGGCCGTGACCGGCGCGGACGAGACCAACCTCGTGGTGACCAGCCTGGCCCGGTTCGAGTTCCACGTTCCGCGGACGATCGCCCGCGTCAAGAACCCGAGGAACGCCTGGATGTTCACCCCCGAGATGGGGGTGGACATGGCGCTCAACCAGGCCGATCTGCTGGGGCACCTGATCGCGGAGGAGATGTCGCTCGGGGACATGACGACGCTTCTGAAGCTCCGCAAGGGGCAGTTCTCCCTCGTGGAGGAAAAGGTCCACCCGGAGGCGGCGGCCTCCGGCAAGGCGGTGCGGGAACTGAACCTCCCGGATGCGTGCGTCCTGGTGGCGATCCTTCGGAAGGGGGACATGCTTCACCCCGCCGCCGACCTGATCCTTCATCCGGCCGACGAGGTGCTTGCGGTGGTGCACGCGACGCAGGCGGGGAAGCTCGCCGTCCTCCTGGGCCCCCGGAAAGGATAA